A genomic segment from Spinacia oleracea cultivar Varoflay chromosome 3, BTI_SOV_V1, whole genome shotgun sequence encodes:
- the LOC130469137 gene encoding uncharacterized protein — protein sequence MRKLEALQDGQSSDSRKDSFVEKDISAEKEELAKEKEVHAAQVATEAAEMQRKSKELELEALKLQQMRREFESQQENITLDVIALSIAQLRQKNPSLTPQMIAKAIVSATADGP from the exons ATGAGGAAGTTGGAAGCTTTGCAAGATGGACAAAGCAGTGATTCTCGTAAGGATTCATTTGTTGAA AAGGATATAAGTGCTGAAAAAGAAGAGTTAgcaaaagaaaaggaagtcCATGCTGCACAAGTTGCTACAGAAGCTGCTGAAATGCAAAGAAAGTCAAAGGAACTTGAATTAGAGGCCTTAAAACTACAACAAATGCGTAGGGAATTTGAAAGTCAACAAGAGAATATTACTCTTGATGTGATAGCTCTGTCAATTGCACAACTACGCCAAAAAAATCCTAGTTTGACACCTCAAATGATTGCAAAAGCTATAGTGTCAGCCACTGCAGATGGTCCATAG
- the LOC130469802 gene encoding uncharacterized protein, translated as MLKGLLSCREALETTIVFKACREWLKRQDADTRAMGELITRTIQDPHFWSEAQEIVSFTKPLYKLLKFCDGDGPKMGEIYERMDNMIGEIKDIMRDSKYVSEFAKVETVLVTRWDKMTIPLHCLGFALSPRFYDKIYLESPTPGGYTRRAPNLDKEVVMGCMEAFGKITEDKYEEKKLRDQFTEFQLKKGIYSLPQAQMDAVTMEAIDWWSMYGSQTPKLAEVAKKVLAQPISSSSAERAWSTFGFVHSLKRNRLNCSTADKLVYIHSNLRLLSRFSESYKQGPSRKWDIDPENSCLEDSPAELEDMRWTGLDSNVEDEEDLTIIDNPYKRIKVEASEIKSQKAKGKGKKQMQ; from the coding sequence ATGTTGAAGGGGTTACTCTCTTGTAGAGAGGCACTTGAAACTACTATTGTTTTCAAGGCATGTAGAGAGTGGTTGAAGAGACAAGATGCAGATACAAGAGCTATGGGTGAATTGATAACAAGAACTATTCAAGATCCACATTTTTGGAGTGAAGCTCAAGAAATTGTAAGTTTCACCAAACCACTTTACAAATTACTGAAGTTCTGTGATGGTGATGGTCCTAAGATGGGGGAAATATATGAGAGAATGGATAACATGATTGGTGAAATAAAAGATATTATGAGGGATAGCAAATATGTCTCTGAGTTTGCTAAAGTAGAAACAGTATTGGTAACAAGGTGGGATAAGATGACCATTCCTCTCCATTGTTTAGGTTTTGCTCTTTCACCTCGTTTTTATGACAAGATTTACTTAGAATCTCCTACTCCTGGGGGGTATACTAGAAGGGCTCCTAATCTTGATAAAGAGGTGGTTATGGGTTGTATGGAAGCATTTGGGAAAATAACTGAAGAcaaatatgaagaaaaaaagTTACGTGATCAATTTACTGAATTTCAGTTGAAGAAAGGGATATACTCACTGCCACAAGCCCAAATGGATGCTGTCACCATGGAAGCTATTGATTGGTGGTCTATGTATGGATCACAAACTCCCAAATTGGCAGAGGTGGCTAAGAAGGTGTTAGCTCAACCCATTAGTAGCTCTTCGGCAGAGAGGGCTTGGAGTACATTCGGGTTTGTTCATAGCTTGAAAAGAAACAGATTAAATTGTTCAACGGCAGATAAGTTAGTTTACATCCATTCTAATCTTCGTCTTTTGTCTAGGTTCTCTGAAAGTTACAAGCAAGGTCCCTCTAGAAAATGGGATATTGATCCTGAAAATTCTTGTCTTGAAGACTCACCTGCTGAATTAGAAGACATGAGATGGACTGGATTGGATTCAAatgttgaagatgaagaggatcTCACGATAATAGATAACCCATATAAAAGAATAAAGGTGGAAGCAAGTGAAATAAAAAGTCAGAAGGCAAAGGGGAAGGGGAAGAAACAGATGCAGTAG